The Clupea harengus unplaced genomic scaffold, Ch_v2.0.2, whole genome shotgun sequence genome segment actacagaatgcactcaacatctatagagcagactaaacCTGTGcacttgaatgtgttctcactacagaatgcactcgacatctatagagcagactaaacCTGTGcgcttgaatgtgttctcactacagaatgcactcaacatctatagagcagactaaacCTGTGcacttgaatgtgttctcactacagaatgcactcgacatctatagagcagactaaacCTGTGcgcttgaatgtgttctcactacagaatgcacttaacatctatagagcagactaaacCTGTGcgcttgaatgtgttctcactcaacatctatagagcagactaaacCTGTGcgcttgaatgtgttctcactacagaatgcactcgacatctatagagcagactaaacCTGTGCGCTTGaatctcactacagaatgcactcAACATCGATAGGGCAGACTAAACCTGTGcgcttgaatgtgttctcactacagaatgcactcaacatctatagagcagactaaacCTGTGcgcttgaatgtgttctcactacagaatgcactcaacatctatagagcagactaaacCTGTGCGCTTGaatctcactacagaatgcactcgacatctatagagcagactatgggccttcaCGTCTAAGGGGAATAGAGCAGTATGTTGGGTTTTTTatcatcagtcatcagtcatttctgcaatacaaatatgactgaggaagaaaatacaataaattaccCTTCCcctgtcttactttgcttaccGCTCATCTTGTGTCaattgttgacatgttacatgtTACAAACACTGAAAGCCTCCTAAAGTTTCTAtatacttttattttattgtcagaaagatttctataaagaatgccacagagctatttaaacatagttattaaatgtaatgGCTGGTACATAAGAGCTGATTGTCTATAGGTaatacatataaaacacattgaTTACAAAGATAGATCCACTGATTCTTGTCATTGCATCCATCGGCAGGAAGGGGGCGATCTCCACCCCTGTGATACGGTGTATGTAGGCCTatcttacacaccacacacacacacacatggaggcctatcttacacaccacacacacacacacacacacacacacacacacatggaggcctatcttacacaccacacacacacacacacacacatggaggcctatcttacacaccacacacacacacacacatggaggcctatcttacacaccacacacacacacacacacacacacagttcatctgGTAACagccctctatctgtctgtgtgtctgtctgtccaaagCAGTTCATCTGGTGTGCCATAAGCTATTTAGTTTGGACAGTAGTGACAGTTGGTGATATGATGACAGgagtcttttgtttgttttggcgtgtgtgtgtgtgtgagtgtgtctgtttaatAATGTTGTGGGAAATCACACATTACAtatttcctctttcctttttcGAACAGCAGTGCCTTTGTTCAACTAGAGAGTGTTTTATCATGATGTAGAAAACAGAAAGTGGtgagaaaaccacacacacacacacaaacacgcacacacactctcacacacacctcatacacacacacacaaacacacacacacacaaacacgcacacacgcacacacactctcacactcacacacacacacacctcatacactcacacacacacacacacaaactctcactcacacgAGTTTGGAATGGTGGTGAGAAATGTATTAGTTGCTTCATAATTTATTTGGTCTTTACAGCATTTCGGGCACATGTATGGTCACTAATGTAATCTTATGAGAATATGACGTTTTAATCACTAAACTATCATGTATGGTCACTAATGTAATCTTATGAGAATATGACGTTTTATTCACTAAACTAACATGTATGGGCACTAATGTAATCTTATGAGAATATGACGTTTTATTCACTAAACTAACATGTATGGTCACTAATGTAATCTTATGAGAATATGACGTTTTATTCACTAAACTAACATGTATGGGCACTAATGTAATCTTATGAGAATATGACGTTTTATTCACTAAACTAACTAAcactaaattaaactaaactaacATGTATGGTCACTAATGTAATCTTATGAGAATATGACCTTTTATTCACTAAACTAACTCACATGTATGGGCACTAATGTAATCTTATGAGAATATGACGTTTTATTCACTAAACTAACATGTATGGTCACTAATGTAATCTTATGAGAATATGACGTTTTATTCACTAAACTAACATGTATGGTCACTAATGTAATCTTATGAGAATATCACGTTTTATTCACTAAACTAACATGTATGGTCACTAATGTAATCTCATGAGAATATCACGTTTTATTCACTAAACTACCTAACACTAAATTAAACCAAACTAACTAACATGTATGGTCACTAATGTAATCTTATGAGAATATGACGTTTTATTCACTAAACTAACTAAcactaaattaaactaaactaacACGTATGATCACTAATGTAATCTTATGAGAATATGACGTTTTATTCACTAAACTAACTAAcactaaattaaactaaactaacACGTATGATCACTAATGTAATCTTATGAGAATATGACGTTTTATTCACTAAACTAACACGTATGGTCACTAATGTGATCTCATGAGAATATGACCTTTTATTCACTAAACAAACTGTTCTCTTGAAGCCAGTTGCAGTGTGATGCTGCAGGATTGTCCTCTGTCCTGTGTGAGTGCATCTCTGTTGAAGGCCTTCCCCCCTGCCGTGATagagctacctttacctgatgtCCAGGATGAGAATTTCAAGAGTGAAAACACAGATTTTAATTCTGCATTCCTTTGAGGCTCATATCTGTACACCGTATCTGTTTATGGACTGTAATCAGGTACATCTGTGGACTGTTAGCATTCTGCTGAAATGCGTTCATTACCCATGACATCACATCATTAAGAAGCAGGAAACTCAAGTCACCAACATGACAAACATTCTTCAACAACccaaccttcacacacacacacacacacacacacacacacacacacacacacacacacacacattcctcaacAACCCAACCTTCTCTGCTTGGCCACTGAGGTATAAGAAGCGCAAGTCCAGTGAGTCTCTGGCATCCCTCCGGACCTCACGGGAACCATGGCGATGGTGAAGCTGACGCTCATCTCCTGTAAGTCTATTCTGTCTCCTGGActggtgtgagtatgtgtgtgttatgtgtgtgtatgtgtgtgtgtgtgtgtgtgtgtgtgtgtgtgagtgtgtgtgtgttatgtattgtgtgtgtgtgtgtgtatacgtgttatgtgtgtgagtgtgatctgACCACAGTCGTGAAACTGACGCTCATCTCCTGTAAGTCTATGCTGTCTCCTGGActggtgtgagtatgtgtgtgtgtagtgtgtgtgttatgtaatgtgtgtgtgtgtgtgtgagagaggggggggggcatgtgtgtttctgtgtgtgtgtgtttgtgtgtgatctgaccACAGTCTTGAAACTGATGCTCATCTCCTGTaagtctattgtgtgtgtgtttctgtgtgtgtgtgtttctgtgtgtgtgtgtgtgtgtgtgtgtgtgtttctgtgtgtgtgtgtgtgtgtgtgtttctgtgtgtgtgtgtttcaatgtgggtttgtgtgtgtgtgtgtgtgtgtgtgtgtgtgtgtgtgtgtgtgtgtgtgagcagatggtcatctgtgcatctgtctctcttccagtGGTGATCTCTGCCTCCTGTTTTGGGACAACAGCAAGTAAGTCTCATCTCATGcacgcacccaaacacacacacacacatacaatctcaacacacacataccatacacacacagagacacactctctcgcattcacacacacacacacacacatacaatctcatcaacacacactcacacacacacaatctcaacacacacacacacacacacacagagacacacactcccgtCAAAAAAAAGCCCTCCCTGTGAAATTGTTCTGATGACAACAATCTAATGAGTTACCTGAGATTACTCATCTTAACTTTAGTTTTTCCTGCTTCAAATGGTTTAGCCTGTccgtgctgacacacacacacactcacacacacacacacacacacacacacacacacacacacacacacacacacacacactcacacacacacacacacacacacacacacacactctcacacacgcacacacacacaaacacacacaaacacacacacacgcacacacacacacacacacacacacacacacagagaaagagagagatatacatcTTGAGGGTTGTCAACTGAAGTTTGCTAGCTAAGTATTAGCTACACAGCTGTTTAGTAACGTTGTTCATTTAAGTTGGAAAGCATTGCGTTTGGGTATCTTGTTGGCTTTTACAAATGATGGGTATGCAAACTCTTTGTTAATCTCAGACGATAAATTCTTCTAGAAAAAATCtacttttgtttctttccaaCAGAGTCCAGCCAGACATGTGAAGGGCATCAAAGAAAACTggaatgtggtgtgtattccctcaagTCTTTTTTTAGATCACATTCCTTATATGCCGAGCATGCACACTGATATATAAAGCTTGACAGTAAGCATAGTTACTACTGGTCCCCTTAAGACCTTTACTGGTCCCAGTAACAGTATCACTGGACAAAACTCAACCATGCATGCCAAATCTCTCCATAGCAGCCATTTAAGTATCTCTAGTCTAGATCCACTGGGGACATTCCATCTTAGAGCGAAACCAGCCTAAAGTTTTGAACTCCCCAAAACCAGTGGAATTAAGGGTGTTATCAGTGAATCTTCTTATAGTCGACATATGTACTGCTATCTTTTCCTTCTGTTACAAATTCTgatgtcttcctcttcaggttCCAATGTAATCCGTATCCACACTGCCAGTTACGGGCGAACAGATAAAACCACCTGCTCTGCTGGACGCCCTGCGAATCAACTCAGCAGGACCGACTGCTCTGCATCTacaacgctccctatagtaagggagaggtgagttaagGACATGTGACCTCAtgtttcatcaacagcaaaccagttttacattttgcctctttgtctttgctgtaaagatgtgaaggaaggacgacatgccttctgaaggccttaaacagcatcttctctgatccgtgtggtggcatctacaagtacctcaacatctcctacagctgtgttcctccaaacAGTAAGGAACCGGAGCATCCCATCACCACAAGCTTGCACTATAattgcaacatgttgattgtaacacagatgatgaatgtggtTTTTAAGATGTTACCCAGAATTAACATCCACTGCCCTTTCTTTCAAACAGAGTCCAGCCAAACATGTGAAAGCCTCCATGGCgaactggactgtggtgtgtattccctcacattGTTTCCTACGAGACTTTTTTTATATGCTGCACTTGCAAAATGTCCTACAGAGCTTGGCAGTCAGAATCTTTACCACTGGCCTGTATAAgagttcctctcgtctccacagcaatgtcagtgcatttgtaaggacattgctggaaacagcagaggttcagttttggccagtgtcgtaatctagacatgttggttccccttgatgaaacgttccgttgttctcataaaagaatgcagtagtaccaagagtaacagccttcttcttaaATAGTCATACGAGCTACAACTGTGCACATAGTCCATGTAAATCACTGCCGGGGTAGGGCCTGATAGAAATAACTTCACCAATTTGGCACAGTTTAGCAGACATCAAATGACATGAATTTGTAGAACAgttagacattttgtagatggtacgaataaatatctgaaattaatatcgcactttgttgttttccttggcttgtttgaaaacaaaaaagagattcCCCCTGAGTTACTTTGGGCCTAAATTACAAGATATTAACAAAGTCGACAAGAGTTTGCATACCCATCATTTGTAAAAGCAAACAAGATACCCAAACGCAATGCTTTCCAATTTAAATGAACAACGTTACTAAACAGCTGTGTAGCTAATACTTAGCTAGCAAACCTCAGTTGACAGCACGGACAGGCTAAACCATTTGAAGAAGGAAACTAAAGTTTAGCTGAGTAATATCAGGTAGCCAACGTTAAAAAGGCCAGGAAAATCCCTTAACTGTGATGTCTTCCCGGGTCACGCTGTAGTTAGCCACGTCAGGATCTCTCACGCCACTCCATCTGGGGGCATCCCAAGTGAACCCGAGACCACTCTTCAATTCGACTGCCACTAAAAGCAAGCATCTTTGTCAACTGACATAAATTGTCAAATACTACAACTCCGACCTGTGCATATCGCTGACTGAGGCTGTTGATtggagaccaatgccagtaaAACATCCTTGTTGTTGATACATCAACTGCAATCTTTTGCTTACCTGTCAAAATATAACGTCTGTCCTTCCAACCCAGGTTCAAACGTAATTCACATCCACAAAGCTAATTACGGCCGGACAGATAAAACGACCTGCTCTTCTGGACGACCTGCAAATCAGCTCAGCAATACCAACTGCTACGCTCCCACAACACTCCCCATAATAAGG includes the following:
- the LOC122129238 gene encoding L-rhamnose-binding lectin CSL3-like, which codes for MSSSSGSNVIRIHTASYGRTDKTTCSAGRPANQLSRTDCSASTTLPIVRERCEGRTTCLLKALNSIFSDPCGGIYKYLNISYSCVPPNKSSQTCESLHGELDCGSNVIHIHKANYGRTDKTTCSSGRPANQLSNTNCYAPTTLPIIRNRSVNDIKKTQVLLCKGRTTCLLKASNSIFSDPCFGTYKYLDISYSCVPPSKEPEHPITTILHYTPNTFSLTLI